CGTCGTCACCGCCATCGCCGAGAAGATCAGCGGCCAACCCGCTGGCAAGGAGGCCTGAGACATGAGCATCTTCCTGACTGAGACTGACCGCGTCATCGTCCAGGGCATGACCGGCTCCGAGGGCCGCAAGCACACCACCCGCATGCTCTCGGCCGGCACGAAGGTCGTCGCCGGCGTCAACCCCCGCAAGGCCGGCACCACCGTCGCCTTCGACGTCGCCCCCATCGGCCCCGGCGCCGGCGAGGTCCAGGCCGGAACCGTTGAGGTCCCCGTCTACGGCACCGTCGCCGAGGCCAAGGAGGCCACCGGCGCCGAGGTGAGCGTCGTCTTCGTCCCGCCCGCCTTCGCCAAGGGCGCCGTCGTCGAGGCCGTCGACGCCGGAGTGCGCCTCCTCGTCGTCATCACCGAGGGCATCCCGGTGGCCGACGCCACCTGGATGCGCGCCTACGCGGCCGACCACGGCGTGCAGATCATCGGCCCCAACTGCCCCGGCATCATCTCCCCGGCCCGCTCCAACGTGGGCATCACCCCGCCCGACATCACCGGCCCCGGCCCCCTGGGACTGGTCTCCAAGTCCGGGACCCTCACCTACCAGCTCATGCACGAGCTGTCCGACCTGGGCTTCACCACCTGCATCGGCATCGGTGGGGACCCTGTGGTCGGCACCACCCACATTGACGCCCTGGCCGCCTTCGAGGCCGATCCCGACACCCGCCTGGTCGTCATGATCGGTGAGATCGGGGGCGACGCCGAGGAGCGGGCCGCCGCCTACATCCGCGAGCACATGACCAAGCCGGTCGTCGCCTACGTCGCCGGCTTCACCGCACCCGAGGGCCGCACGATGGGGCACGCCGGCGCCATCGTCTCCGGGTCCTCGGGCACCGCCGAGGCCAAGAAGATCGCCCTGGAGGCCGCCGGCGTCCGGGTGGGTCGCACCCCCAGCCAGACCGCTGAGATCGCCCGCGAGCTCTACCGTCAGCTGGCCGGAGAGGTGAGCGCTTGAGCCTGGCGCGGCAGCGAGCCACCAGCCTGGCGTCCTGGGCCCTGTGGTCCCTGCGCGTGGGGGTCGAGTCGGTCGGCCTGGTCTGGCTGGTGGTGGTGCTGGCGACGATCGCCGTGTCCAAGGCGGCCGCCAGCCTCAACGCCGCGGCCATCCTCAGCGCAGGCGACGCCCTGCGCACCGGGACCGCCCTGTGGAGCCTCGGCTTCGGGGGCTCGACCGCGCTGACCTCCGAGGACGACGGCGTGCTCAGCCTGCCGCTGCTGGGACTCACCCTGGTGCAGGCGGGCTGGACCTGGTTCTGCGTGCGGCGCGCCCGCCCCTCCCGGCCGGCGGCCGGGGCGGCCATCGTCGTCGCCGCGACCGTCGTGGCGGCCCTGGCCTGCCTCACCGGCCCCGCCGGGCTGGACACCTGGCCTGCCGTCATCGGCATCGCCCTGCTCACCGGCGTCGTCGTCGCCATCCAGCTCATGCGCGCCGGCCACCACTGGCCGCCCCTGACCCGCTGGTGGGACCGCCGACCCCATTGGCTGGGGCCGTCCCTGTCACTGGCCTACGGTGCCACGCGAGCCCTGAGCCTGCTGAGCCTGCTGGTGGTGGTCGCGGCCGTCGTCAACGGAGCCGGCCGGGTCTCGGTCCTGCACGACTCCTTGGCCGGGGACGGCTTCGTCGCGATGGCCGGCCTGATCCTGCTTCAGGCCGGCTGGGTGCCGACCCTGGTCATCTGGGCCTGCTCCTGGCTCATCGGAGCCGGCTTCTCCGTAGGCACGGGCACCGTCTTCGCCCCCGACCGGGTGGTGGCCGGGCCCGTCCCACGCCTGCCGCTGCTGGGGCTGGTGCCGTCGACGCCGCTGAGCAGCGTGGGCCTGTGGCTGCCCCTGGTGGTGACGGCCGGCGCCATGGTGGCCGCCTGGCGACGTCGAGCGGTGCTCAACGCCCTGCGGGTGCGCTACGCCCTCAGCGCCGCCGGTCTGGCCGCCCTCCTCGTGGCCGGTGGCGTGGGCCTGTTGTGCCTGGCCGCCTCCGGGTCCGTGGGGCCGAACCGGATGAGCAGCGTCGGTCCGCTGGTCCTCTACACCGTCATCCTCGTCTTCGTCGAGGTCGGTGTCGGCCTGGCGGCCATGGCCGTCCTGGCCCACCCCTACACACGCACCTGGGCCCGCAACACCCTGCCCGAGTCGGTCCTGCCGGCGGCCTACCGGCGCCAGGATGTGCGCGAGGACGCCGTCGATGAGACTGACTGGGAGAACGACCGCGAGAGGTGAGTCAGCAGCCAGTCAGTCAGCGAGCCGCCGTGCCCGCGCTGCTCAAGGAGCTGACGGCCGTATCCACGCCCTCGACCAGTTCGGGCGTCACCGCCAGGAGCGCGGTCCCGGCCCGGTAGGTCATCCCGGGGATGGGGGTGTAGAGGACGTTCGCCTCCAGGAGTGCGCGTCCCTCCTTGATGGCCTGCCACAGCTCAGGGTTCTCCCGGAAGAACCGCGCGACGCGCTCGTCCGAGGCCAGGTGCTCCAGAACGTTGTCGGCCGACTTGTGCGCCGCCCGCCCCGGCAGCCTGCGGGGAGGAATGTCGGTCTCGTCGTCGTCATCAATGGTGGGGGCGGCCCCCTGGTACTCGACGACGACCAGCTGGTTCCCGGCCGGGGATAGCGCCAGGGCGTGGACGGGGCTGTCCACCGGCCGCTGGTCGATGGCCTCACCCCGGAAGTCGTCGTTGATCCGCAAGCCCTCCAGAATGGCGAACTGCTCGCCGTTACCGGTGTTGAGCCGGCGGGTCAGGTCCAGGATCTCCGACTGCTGCTCCGATACTGAGGCGGCCAGGTCGCGCATCTGCCCGACGACCTGGGAGTCGGCCCCGGAGGCGGCCAGATCGGCGACGGTCTCATCGATCCGGCTAGGCTCGAGGGCATCGACGTCGGTGACGCCCAGGGACTCGGCGAGCTCGCGAAGGCGCGCAATATCAGACTCGACCGCCACCTGCCGCTTGGTACGCGCCGTGAACAGCGCCTGACTCTCGGAGAAGCTCTCGGCGCCCCGGATCCGCCGGTTGACGGAGAGCTCGGCGGCCAGGTCGGTTCCGCCACCGGCGGGACTGGCGCTCAGGGCCGAGCGCGGCATGTAGGTCATGGCGAAGTCCAGAAGCGCCAGGCACGCCTGCCCCGGCGTGAGAGTGGCCAGGTGACTGAGGAGGCTGCTCGACGACGGCGCTGTGCTGATGCGGCGCCCCGGGGCCCCCAGTGTCAGGACCAGGGACAGGCTCATGGCCACCGTTGCCAGCGCACCGATCGCGTAGAGGAGCCCCTGGGTGCCGCTCAACCCGCTCCACCACTGGGAGAACAGGCGCGGCAGGGCGGAGAGGAACAGGTCGTCCTCGGTCTCCTTGAGCTCGGGGGCGAGCTGCCAGACGGTGCGCACTTCGTACATGCAGCACAGGAGGAACAGCACGACGCTGACCACCAGGATCCCCAGGCGGAAGCCCTGGCGGGCATTGGGCTCAGCGCCCGGCGTCGTAGCCTCCATGGCGTCTGCTCGCACG
This region of Actinomyces oris genomic DNA includes:
- the sucD gene encoding succinate--CoA ligase subunit alpha — its product is MSIFLTETDRVIVQGMTGSEGRKHTTRMLSAGTKVVAGVNPRKAGTTVAFDVAPIGPGAGEVQAGTVEVPVYGTVAEAKEATGAEVSVVFVPPAFAKGAVVEAVDAGVRLLVVITEGIPVADATWMRAYAADHGVQIIGPNCPGIISPARSNVGITPPDITGPGPLGLVSKSGTLTYQLMHELSDLGFTTCIGIGGDPVVGTTHIDALAAFEADPDTRLVVMIGEIGGDAEERAAAYIREHMTKPVVAYVAGFTAPEGRTMGHAGAIVSGSSGTAEAKKIALEAAGVRVGRTPSQTAEIARELYRQLAGEVSA
- a CDS encoding DUF6350 family protein, with the protein product MSLARQRATSLASWALWSLRVGVESVGLVWLVVVLATIAVSKAAASLNAAAILSAGDALRTGTALWSLGFGGSTALTSEDDGVLSLPLLGLTLVQAGWTWFCVRRARPSRPAAGAAIVVAATVVAALACLTGPAGLDTWPAVIGIALLTGVVVAIQLMRAGHHWPPLTRWWDRRPHWLGPSLSLAYGATRALSLLSLLVVVAAVVNGAGRVSVLHDSLAGDGFVAMAGLILLQAGWVPTLVIWACSWLIGAGFSVGTGTVFAPDRVVAGPVPRLPLLGLVPSTPLSSVGLWLPLVVTAGAMVAAWRRRAVLNALRVRYALSAAGLAALLVAGGVGLLCLAASGSVGPNRMSSVGPLVLYTVILVFVEVGVGLAAMAVLAHPYTRTWARNTLPESVLPAAYRRQDVREDAVDETDWENDRER